The genomic stretch ACAAAGGGCTAACGCTCCGGTCATGGGACAACCTCCTCCACAGTCAAATGCTGAAACACTTCCTCCAGGGACAGTGATTCCCGGTAAAGCTCGGTCAGCACCCACCGGTTGTCGACAGCCATGCGAAAGATCGTCTCCCGAATATCGATATCGTCGTCCGTAATCACCCGGAATCGCCAGATCCCCTCACCCGCCTCACCCAGACACTCAATGTTCTTTACCGGCCGGCTTGCTTTGAGTCGCGTTATAACCGCTTCGGAAGGGGCATTCAGGGCAAATGTGACGGCATGGCCACCCCGGGCACGAACGGACATCTCTTCGGGGGTGCCGCTACCAACGATCCTCCCCCGATTCAGGATAATAATTCGACTGCATGTCGCCGCGACCTCGGGCAGAATATGGGAACTCAGGAGAACCGTCTTTTCTCTCCCGAATCGCTGAATGAGATGCCTGATTTCCACAATCTGATTGGGATCGAGACCAACCGTCGGTTCATCTAGAACGAGTATGTCGGGATCGTGAACAATGGCTTGGGCGAGACCAACCCGCTGACAATAACCTTTGGACAGTTCGCCGATATTCTTGTGGGCCATTTTCTCCAATCCGGCTATTTTAATCACTTCGTCAACCCGTCTTTTGCGGTCCCTCCTTGTCACGCCTCTCATGGAAGTGATGAACGAAAGATAATCCACGACCCCCATGTCCGGATAAAGGGGATTGCTTTCCGGCAAGTACCCGATTTTACGCCTGATCTCAAAGGATTGTTCGGGGAGATGCCACGCGGAAACGTTGATTTTCCCGTCATCCGCAGCAAGATATCCCGTCAGGATCCGCATAATCGTTGTCTTCCCTGCACCGTTCGGGCCGAGCAGACCCAGAATCTCCCCTTTTGCCACACGGAAGGACAGGCGATCTACGGCTACCGTTTCTCCGTAACGCTTGGTGATCTGGTCCATTTCAATCATGGCCGGATTGTCTCCACAGAAAATACACTCCGAAAGGAACCGCTGCTGAATGCGTATTTCAAGTCTACACGGGGATTATTCAGTACCATGATCGCCAGCCATTTACAATGGGGCTTTGTCTTTTTTCACAGTACCGACCGATTCTATCAAGACTTTATGTTGACTAATAACAGAATTTATCGGAGAATGAGAGGGATTTTTATTTTCACTCTCAAGGAGGAATGATCATGGCAGGAGAAAGGGTTATCAAGGTTCTTGCCGCCATTGACGGCTCTCCCATTTCGGAAACCGTCCTGAAACACAGCGGCCGATACGCACAATTGTCCGGATGTGATTTGACGCTGATTCATGTTCTAGAGGATATCATACCCTACAAAACGCTTCCCGACACACCCCTTTACCGCGAACGCAAACAGGAAGGCGAGAAAATCCTCGAGCAGGCCAAAAATAACCTCGCCGAGTACGGTGTGACCTGCAAAACCATCCTGGCCGCGGGTCCGGTTGCAGAAGAAATCGTCAGAATCGCCGAAGAGAAGCAGGTGGACTATATCTTTATGGGACATCGGGGACACCGGGGTTTTAAGAGGATGCTTCTGGGAAGTGTGGCCGATGACGTCAGTAAATATGCCCACTGCGCCGTAACCATTATCAGGTAGGGTCGATCAAGAAAAGCCCTCGGGGATTATGGATCATATCCGCCGGGGGCTTAAACTATTTAAAGAGTCTTCACGCCACCATCCAGGTCGTGCCGTCTGCGCCGTCTTTCAAGATGATCCCTTGGGCGACCAGGTGATGGCGAATCCGATCGGCTTCAGCCCAGTCTTTTCGGCTTCTCGCAACATTTCGTTTCTCCAGAAGCCGTTCGATCTCGTTTATATCCAACGCCCGTTTGGCAACTTCCCGTTCCCGGTCGAGGTGAAAATACTTGTCCGGATCCTCCTGGAAGAGTCCGAGCACCCCACCGATTTCCTCCATGACCTCCCCGACCATTCGGGCATCGCCGACCTTTTCGGCTGAAGTCACATCCTTTCCGGCCAACTCCAGAAAATTATTGGCCTGCCTGACCATGTCAAACAGGTACCCGATTGCCCGGGCCGTGTTGAAATCATCTTCCATCGCTTCGATAAACTGAACCCTGAACAGACGGATGCGGTCAACCATCTCGGACGCCGGTTTCATAAAACTTTCGGCAGGCGGTGTTGCTGCGTCCGGGGCTGCCGATACGATATCCTTGATTGATTTCAAAAGTGAATAAAAACGTTCCAGACCGAGCCGTGCTTCATGGATGGATGATTCCAAAAAATCCAGAGGGCTTCGATAATGGCTCTGCAGGATGAAAAGACGCAGGGTTTCCGGATGATGCTGTTTGAGCATCTCGCGTATGGTCGAGAAATTGCCTAGGGATTTGGACATTTTCTCATGATTGACCCGGACAAAGCCGTTATGCATCCAGTAGCGGGCGAAGGGTTTCCCCGTTGCCCCCTCGGACTGGGCCATCTCGTTTTCATGATGCGGGAAAACCAGATCCGCGCCTCCACCGTGAATATCAAAAGTATCACCAAGATACCTCTGACTCATGACGGAGCATTCAATATGCCAACCCGGCCTTCCTTTGCCCCATGGGCTTTCCCACCAGGGTTCATTCTCCTTGCTCCCCTTCCAGAGAGCAAAGTCCAAAGGATTGCGCTTTTTGTCATTGACATCGACCCGGGCGCCCGCCATCATTTCTTCAAGCCCCCTGCCCGAGAGCTTGCCGTATCCGGGAAAGGCTTCGACCGAAAAATACACATCGCCATCTGACACATAAGCCAGGTTCTTCTCCAGAAGCATCTCGATCAGGCGGACCATGTCACCGATATGATCCGTTGCC from Deltaproteobacteria bacterium encodes the following:
- a CDS encoding ATP-binding cassette domain-containing protein, which codes for MIEMDQITKRYGETVAVDRLSFRVAKGEILGLLGPNGAGKTTIMRILTGYLAADDGKINVSAWHLPEQSFEIRRKIGYLPESNPLYPDMGVVDYLSFITSMRGVTRRDRKRRVDEVIKIAGLEKMAHKNIGELSKGYCQRVGLAQAIVHDPDILVLDEPTVGLDPNQIVEIRHLIQRFGREKTVLLSSHILPEVAATCSRIIILNRGRIVGSGTPEEMSVRARGGHAVTFALNAPSEAVITRLKASRPVKNIECLGEAGEGIWRFRVITDDDIDIRETIFRMAVDNRWVLTELYRESLSLEEVFQHLTVEEVVP
- a CDS encoding universal stress protein produces the protein MAGERVIKVLAAIDGSPISETVLKHSGRYAQLSGCDLTLIHVLEDIIPYKTLPDTPLYRERKQEGEKILEQAKNNLAEYGVTCKTILAAGPVAEEIVRIAEEKQVDYIFMGHRGHRGFKRMLLGSVADDVSKYAHCAVTIIR
- a CDS encoding cysteine--tRNA ligase, whose product is MASTLKVYNTQTRKKEVFEPLTAGKVGLYVCGITAYDTCHIGHARSAVVFDVIARFFRYRGYEVTFVKNFTDVDDKIIGKANASGRSIEDVAEQYILEHNEDMDAMGVQRPTVTPRATDHIGDMVRLIEMLLEKNLAYVSDGDVYFSVEAFPGYGKLSGRGLEEMMAGARVDVNDKKRNPLDFALWKGSKENEPWWESPWGKGRPGWHIECSVMSQRYLGDTFDIHGGGADLVFPHHENEMAQSEGATGKPFARYWMHNGFVRVNHEKMSKSLGNFSTIREMLKQHHPETLRLFILQSHYRSPLDFLESSIHEARLGLERFYSLLKSIKDIVSAAPDAATPPAESFMKPASEMVDRIRLFRVQFIEAMEDDFNTARAIGYLFDMVRQANNFLELAGKDVTSAEKVGDARMVGEVMEEIGGVLGLFQEDPDKYFHLDREREVAKRALDINEIERLLEKRNVARSRKDWAEADRIRHHLVAQGIILKDGADGTTWMVA